TTATAATACAAATATCAGTAGTGTCGTTCTTTGATTTTTGATATTTTTTCTTATTGAACTTCATAAGACCCGAAAAGGCAAACTCCGAGAAATCTGAGGGCGCAAAACCAAAGGGGCTAAAGGTAATATTTACCAAAATGCTAGCCGGTCATCGATAATGCTGAATATTAGTAGAAAAAAATAAAAGTGATAAATATTATTCATGTCAGCCGAGTTACCGAAGGAATGCAATGGTGTCTTGCCAATAGCTATGAAGTTATGGTTGTGCAACAATTGCATATTTTCAGCAACTCGGTTTTTTTATTGATAAGCATAACTTTATCAAATTGTAAAACTTTTTTTAGGTTTGAAATCATATAGTATAGGAGGATGGTAAAAATGGTTCAACTAATTCTTAAATTTGCAAAAGTATTATCAGCGGTATTTGTGAGTATGTTATTTACATTAGAAGTATTTGCCGGGTCACCAGGCACATCAGCGGCGCAATTTTTAAAGATAGATGTAGGAGCAAGGCCCGTCGGTATGGGCGGGGCAAGCGTGGCCTTGGCAAAAGATATAGATGCCTTGTACTATAACCCGGCAGGGCTGGTAGGGTTGAAGACAGGTGGAGGAGGCGCAACGTTATCGCATACTGTGTGGTTAGAAGGGACATCTGTAGAATATGTGGGTTTTGGATACAAATTCAGCAAAAGTATAGCATTAGGATTAGCAGCTACGATGTTCAATTCAGGGAGTATGGATAAGACAGACAATACAGGCGCCAATATAGGAACATTTAGTATGACAGACACAGTGATAGCGCCGGTGGTAAGTATGCGGGTAAGCAAGAGTGTTGCGATAGGAATCAGCGCGAAGATGATACAGGAATCGATAGATAATGCAAGCGGGAGTACTTTTGGCGTGGATGTAGGTGGTTTGATAAAGAATATAGGCGGTAACAAGAGGATATGTTTAGGGTTTGTAGTGCAGAATGCCGGGTCGGGCTTAAAAGTGGATAAAGAGACGAGTTCATTACCGATGAATATAAAGGTAGGAACAGGATATAATTTAGACAAACTGAATTTAGGAGTAGATATAAGCATGCCCAGTGATGAGGGAGTAGGGGTGAATTTAGGGTGTGAGTATGCGTTATTTCAGGATGCAGCCGGCGGATTGTATGCCCGGGCGGGCGTAGCAACAGCGAAGATGGCAGATTTAGGAGCGATGGGAGGATTGGCTTTAGGTGTAGGGTATAATACAAAGGTAGTAAAATTTGATTATGCGTTCAGTCCGGCAGGAGACTTAGGAACTGCTCATAGAGTTTCTATGGGATTAAATTTCTAAAAAATGCTAAGTTCATTAAAGAAGTCAATAATATTAATATTTCTTTCTGTTTTTTGCGTATCAATTGTTTTTTCCCAGGGTTCATATATATTGACTGAAACTGTTGGAGCGCGAGCCTTGGGTATGGGAGAAGCATTTACTGCTGTTTCGGATGATGTAAATGCAATTTATTGGAACCCAGCAGGTATAGCATTATTAGCCAGGCCAGAATTTGGAGCAATGTTTCTAGAAAATGTTGAAGATAGTAAGTATACTTTTTTAGGAATGGTTTACCCGTTTGAAAAAATATCCTTTGGCGCAAGTTATGCAAGTTTTGATGGCGGGGCTATGGATATTTTTACAGAAAGCGGGGTAAAGACAGTTAATGCAAATAAAGATTATGTTGGAATATTGAGCGCGGGCAAAAGTAATTTTTTTAGAAACTGTGATGCCGGGGTAAGTATAAAAATGCTTTCTTCAACTTTGATTGAAAAATATGCCGCAAGTTCTTATGCGGTAGACTTAGGAATATTAAAGAAGGTCAGAAAAATTTCTTTTGGTTTAGCTATACAAAATATAGGTCCGGGAATAAAATATATGACTCAGAGTGAATCCCTGCCTTTAACTATCAGAACAGGCGCTAGTTATAACTTAGTGAACAGCGATAAACATATACTTTTGGCTGCTGGAGATTTGATTAAAGTATCTGATGAGAGAGTAAAATTTAATCTTGGCGCAGAATACTGGTATGTAAAGGTTTTTGCTCTTAGGGTTGGTTATAAGGCGGGTTATGATTCAGATTCTATTACCTGGGGTTTTGGGTTTAATTTTAGGAAATATAAATTTGATTATGGAGTAGGTCTTTTAGGCGATTTTGGCTTAACAAACAGGATGTCATTTTCAATAGTATTTTAGGGGGGGGCAAGTTACATGAATAGGAATTTTAAGTATTTAGTATTAAGCTGTTTTTTAGTGACGATAGCAAGTTGCGCAGTAGTTCAACAAGCTGAAAAGACTAGTTTAGAATTAAATAAACCAACAGCTCTACAAAAACAAACTGTTTCAACCACTAAACCAACTAAACCCGCACCGGCTCCGGCAGCATTAGAAAAACCCGCAGAACCTCCGGCTCCGGCAGCATTAGAAAAACCCGCAGAACCCCCGGCTCCGGCAGCATTAGAAAAACCTGTTCCGGCAACAGCTCAAAAATTTATTTGTAGATTTGAAGATGCTTCAGTAATTTCTGATATTACCCTTTATGCGGGAGGAGAGACCTTAAATTTAGAAACAAAAAAGGAATTCGTTAGTGAGGGAAAATCATCCATTAAAGTAGAGTGTCCCGCCGCCGGGGCTACTAGTGGTATTAAACTTCTGAGTTCAGTAATGGAAACAACTGACATAGAAGGGTATGAAAATTTCTGTTTAGATGTTTACAATCCCGGTAAAATCATGAGATTTGATATTGACCTTTACAATATAACAAAGGAAGAGGAAACAAGATATAGAAAGTATGACGTTTTTTTGAAGCCAGGATGGAATACAGTTAAGCTGCCTGTAAATGATATTTTTAAAGCCTACGGAGATGTTTTAGGGATGGACCAGTTTCTTATTACCGTAAGGGAGCAATTTCTGCCAAGTGTGCTTTATTTTGATAATTTCAGGTTGGAAAAATAGGGAGTAATATGTTAGGAAAATTATTTTCAAGTGTTGCGCTAATCAGTTTTATCTGTTCAGCCAATATGGTTTATGGACAGTTTCTTATTAATGATTGCGATAGCGCTGATGTGAACATTAAAGCTACAGGAAGCGCAAGTATAAGTATTGACAATACCGCAGGGCATTTCACTCATGGAACCGGTAGTATGGAAGTGGTGATGACGCCCAGCGCGGGCGGCGCGGGTTTTAACTTTAACAAAGATGCATTTTTAATAAAGGATTGGACTCAATACAATGAATTTAAGTTTGATGTCTACAATCCAAATAACTCAGCAGCTATATTTGACATAGATTATTTGGATGCATCCGATGGGAAACTAACACAGGGTTATAGAAATTCAGTGGCGGCAGGCGCTCTTACAACATACAGTATTTCTGTTTCAGGTATTCCAAATGTGAGTACTCTTACTCGTGTATTATTTTCTATAAGACCGGATGACCCTGCTTGTACTCTTTGTTTTGATTATTTCAGATTAGAGGGAGGAGGTCCGCCAACATATAAGCTAAGCGGGAAGGCCATAAAAAGTAGCGGGGCGGGTATAAGCGGAGTAGCTATAACACTCACCGGTAATACTTCAAGTCAATATTTGACATTAGCTGATGGATACTATGAATTCAACGGTTTAGTAGAAAAATCTACTTGTGTAGTGACACCAAGTAAAAATAATTGGACGTTTGCTCCGCCAAGTTTACCCTATCTTGGGTTAAATGCTGGTTATTCCAACCAAAATTTTACCGGTACTTATGCAGGCGCCACCTATACTATAGATGGATTTATCACTGATAAAGATAGCAGGGGTATTAGTGGAGTAACATTAAAAGCAAGCGGG
Above is a window of Elusimicrobiota bacterium DNA encoding:
- a CDS encoding PorV/PorQ family protein, whose translation is MVQLILKFAKVLSAVFVSMLFTLEVFAGSPGTSAAQFLKIDVGARPVGMGGASVALAKDIDALYYNPAGLVGLKTGGGGATLSHTVWLEGTSVEYVGFGYKFSKSIALGLAATMFNSGSMDKTDNTGANIGTFSMTDTVIAPVVSMRVSKSVAIGISAKMIQESIDNASGSTFGVDVGGLIKNIGGNKRICLGFVVQNAGSGLKVDKETSSLPMNIKVGTGYNLDKLNLGVDISMPSDEGVGVNLGCEYALFQDAAGGLYARAGVATAKMADLGAMGGLALGVGYNTKVVKFDYAFSPAGDLGTAHRVSMGLNF
- a CDS encoding PorV/PorQ family protein, which gives rise to MLSSLKKSIILIFLSVFCVSIVFSQGSYILTETVGARALGMGEAFTAVSDDVNAIYWNPAGIALLARPEFGAMFLENVEDSKYTFLGMVYPFEKISFGASYASFDGGAMDIFTESGVKTVNANKDYVGILSAGKSNFFRNCDAGVSIKMLSSTLIEKYAASSYAVDLGILKKVRKISFGLAIQNIGPGIKYMTQSESLPLTIRTGASYNLVNSDKHILLAAGDLIKVSDERVKFNLGAEYWYVKVFALRVGYKAGYDSDSITWGFGFNFRKYKFDYGVGLLGDFGLTNRMSFSIVF
- a CDS encoding carboxypeptidase regulatory-like domain-containing protein yields the protein MLGKLFSSVALISFICSANMVYGQFLINDCDSADVNIKATGSASISIDNTAGHFTHGTGSMEVVMTPSAGGAGFNFNKDAFLIKDWTQYNEFKFDVYNPNNSAAIFDIDYLDASDGKLTQGYRNSVAAGALTTYSISVSGIPNVSTLTRVLFSIRPDDPACTLCFDYFRLEGGGPPTYKLSGKAIKSSGAGISGVAITLTGNTSSQYLTLADGYYEFNGLVEKSTCVVTPSKNNWTFAPPSLPYLGLNAGYSNQNFTGTYAGATYTIDGFITDKDSRGISGVTLKASGSGGDAVTSAANGYYKFEQMVPGYYSITPSKTGYAFEPPDRSYTPLSDSQTGQLYTGNISAELGSVRLFNNEINITNNGQVTLVCNLVTSGRVKIKVYDFKRTLVKVIADEDFNAGLTLKSWDGKDSNGAAVPSGIYLIKTQAPGFSTTKKVCVIK